Proteins encoded together in one Monomorium pharaonis isolate MP-MQ-018 chromosome 8, ASM1337386v2, whole genome shotgun sequence window:
- the LOC118646920 gene encoding uncharacterized protein LOC118646920: MARMDSLGHLATTHHHLSFKVTMSQQTGNFMIFFNNSGNSTNFHSSLDHRYRLKSKNANDIINLLILVTSKEDIEKMYRQINVSEEDWDFQRILWKNQTNEIVSYQLTTVTYGLACAPFLALRTLAQLVEDEDTKFPLAVPSMKRGRYVDDIFGGADTIAEAKEIVQQLNQLCMAGGFPLRKWMSNHTSVINSIPSEHRIDFSTIEFEDATMIHVLGLCWNPVKDNFQFSATVTTPKIITKRTVLSTIAKIFDPLGLLAPIIITAKIFIQELWSIKLSWDDTLPSLPSKKWTAFLEDLKEIPKLNFPRWIGLQSGNIFELHGFCDASQRAMCAAVYLRITTQDGNITTQLLCSKTKVAPLKRLTIPRLELSAAVLLTKLISSTLRILEINRVPLFMWTDSAITYTWLNNHPSRWKDFVHNRVCFIHETIPQAIWKFIPGAENPADCATRGLTPSQLLEYSPWWSGPRWLAQEPSVWPQISQIPSHKENLEERPTQVFVTNIKSNILWDLIYRYSNLTHLLRITALCMRAIARFKRTQNSSLNNPITTQEIEIARIYWVKSIQRFAFPQEIKILVNGNPLPRSSPLLRIAPYIDASGLLRVGGRLEFSRLPENAKHPLVLPRESPLSSLIIEDAHRRTMHGGTQLTLSHIRNNYWIIGGRAPIRSFILKCVRCARHRQQRAQQIMGQLPPERLTSSRPFLHSGVDYAGPFLLKNWRGRNSRTYKAYIALFVCHATSAIHLELVTDCTTDAFIAAFKRFTSRRGICSTLMSDCGTNLKGASSELKTLFSAASSELGRLATLLANDGTQWRFNPPSAPHFGGKWEAGVKSVKHHFKRVLGNHLLTYEEMNTFLTQIEAVLNSRPLCALTNDPDDFK; this comes from the exons ATGGCTAGGATGGACAGTTTGGGCCATCTGGCGACAACCCATCATCATCTCTCATTCAAGGTTACCATGTCTCAGCAGACCGGGAACTTCATGATCTTCTTCAACAATTCTGGAAACTCGACGAACTTCCATTCGTCTCTGGATCATCGTTATCGACTGAAGAGCAAGAATGCGAACGACATTATAAACTTACTCATACTCGTAACCAGCAAGGAAG ATATAGAGAAGATGTATCGACAAATCAACGTATCTGAAGAAGACTGGGATTTTCAAAGAATTCTTTggaaaaatcaaacaaatgAAATTGTTTCTTACCAACTAACGACTGTCACATACGGACTAGCCTGCGCACCGTTCTTAGCTCTTCGAACATTAGCTCAATTAGTCGAGGACGAAGACACAAAATTCCCGCTTGCAGTTCCATCTATGAAACGAGGACGATATGTAGACGATATCTTCGGAGGAGCTGACACCATCGCTGAAGCAAAAGAAATCGTACagcaattaaatcaattatgcATGGCGGGCGGCTTTCCTCTTAGAAAATGGATGAGCAATCATACATCGGTTATCAACTCTATACCATCTGAACACAGAATTGATTTTTCAACCATTGAATTTGAAGATGCCACGATGATTCATGTATTGGGACTCTGCTGGAATCcagtaaaagataattttcaattttcagcTACTGTAACAACTCCAAAAATCATTACCAAACGCACTGTTCTTTCAACcatagcaaaaatttttgatcctCTTGGACTTCTTGCCCCAATTATCATTACAGCGAAAATTTTCATTCAGGAATTATGGTCAATAAAACTAAGCTGGGATGATACATTGCCTTCACTACCGTCAAAGAAATGGACCGCATTCTTAGAAGACCTAAAAGAGattccaaaattaaattttccacGATGGATCGGACTTCAATCTGGTAACATTTTCGAGCTACACGGATTTTGCGACGCTTCACAACGTGCCATGTGCGCTGCTGTTTATTTACGCATAACCACTCAAGACGGAAACATCACTACCCAATTACTCTGCTCAAAGACAAAGGTCGCACCTTTAAAAAGACTAACTATACCCCGACTTGAACTCTCTGCCGCAGTTCTACTAACTAAACTTATTTCCAGCACTCTTCGCATTTTAGAAATCAACCGCGTTCCATTATTCATGTGGACGGACTCAGCTATCACTTACACTTGGCTCAATAATCATCCTTCCAGGTGGAAAGACTTCGTTCACAACCGCGTTTGTTTTATTCACGAAACAATACCTCAAGCAATTTGGAAATTTATCCCTGGAGCCGAAAACCCGGCTGATTGTGCTACCAGAGGATTAACGCCGTCACAATTGCTCGAATATTCTCCTTGGTGGTCAGGACCACGATGGCTTGCTCAAGAACCTTCAGTTTGGCCACAGATATCACAAATACCTTCTCACAAAGAAAATCTTGAAGAAAGACCAACGCAAGTCTTCGttactaatataaaatcaaatattctCTGGGATCTAATATATCGATACTCTAATCTGACCCATCTCTTACGCATCACAGCTTTGTGCATGCGAGCCATTGCTCGTTTTAAAAGGACTCAAAATTCATCGTTAAATAATCCCATTACAACACAAGAGATTGAAATCGCACGGATCTATTGGGTTAAATCAATACAAAGGTTTGCATTTcctcaagaaataaaaattctcgtCAACGGCAACCCCCTGCCACGCTCCAGCCCTCTTCTACGAATTGCTCCTTACATAGATGCCTCTGGATTACTCCGTGTTGGAGGCCGTCTCGAATTTTCTCGTTTACCTGAAAACGCAAAACATCCGTTGGTTCTTCCACGAGAATCACCACTAAGTTCATTAATCATTGAAGACGCCCATCGACGTACCATGCATGGAGGCACGCAATTAACTTTATCTCATATTCGAAACAATTACTGGATTATAGGAGGGCGAGCACCAATCAGATCCTTCATATTGAAATGTGTACGATGCGCAAGACATCGCCAACAACGAGCGCAACAAATCATGGGTCAACTTCCTCCCGAACGACTTACTTCATCTCGTCCTTTTCTTCACTCTGGAGTTGACTATGCTGGGCCATTCCTCTTAAAAAACTGGAGAGGAAGAAATTCCCGCACTTACAAGGCTTACATTGCTCTCTTCGTGTGTCACGCTACATCAGCCATTCATCTCGAACTCGTAACTGACTGTACTACCGACGCCTTTATCGCCGCATTCAAGCGGTTTACATCAAGAAGAGGAATATGTTCTACTTTGATGAGTGACTGTGGCACAAATCTCAAAGGAGCCAGTTCTGAACTTAAAACGTTATTTTCTGCAGCTTCATCTGAACTTGGACGTCTAGCTACTTTACTCGCGAATGACGGCACTCAGTGGCGATTCAATCCTCCTTCTGCGCCACATTTCGGTGGAAAATGGGAGGCAGGTGTCAAATCTGTCAAGCACCATTTTAAAAGAGTATTAGGCAATCATTTGTTGACATACGAAGAGATGAATACATTTCTCACTCAAATAGAAGCAGTTCTCAATTCAAGACCTCTCTGTGCACTCACCAACGATCCAGACGATttcaaataa